From the Microbacterium thalassium genome, one window contains:
- the ruvX gene encoding Holliday junction resolvase RuvX encodes MSGFRRGVRLGVDVGKARVGVARCDPDGLLATPVETVARTDESVARVAALAAEHDAMEILVGLPVNMRGEDTPSTTDAREFADAVARVSGRPVRLVDERLSTVSAHAALRDAGRSQRRSRSIVDQVAAVVLLQQAIDIEKRSGKPAGPSIPQEPA; translated from the coding sequence GTGAGCGGGTTCCGCCGGGGGGTGCGTCTGGGTGTCGACGTCGGGAAGGCCCGCGTGGGCGTCGCCCGCTGCGACCCCGACGGGCTCCTGGCGACCCCCGTCGAGACGGTGGCGCGCACCGACGAATCCGTCGCCCGGGTGGCCGCTCTGGCCGCCGAGCACGACGCGATGGAGATCCTCGTCGGGCTCCCGGTGAACATGCGCGGCGAAGACACGCCGTCCACGACCGATGCGCGCGAGTTCGCGGACGCGGTCGCACGTGTCTCGGGGCGCCCCGTGCGGCTGGTCGACGAGCGGCTGAGCACGGTGTCGGCCCACGCCGCACTGCGGGATGCCGGGCGAAGCCAGCGTCGTTCACGTAGCATTGTCGATCAGGTCGCGGCCGTCGTCCTCCTGCAGCAGGCAATCGACATCGAGAAGCGCTCGGGAAAGCCGGCCGGACCCTCCATCCCCCAGGAGCCCGCCTGA